The proteins below are encoded in one region of Calditerrivibrio sp.:
- a CDS encoding glycosyltransferase family 9 protein, whose translation MKKVLLVRLSAIGDIVFASTLLGSLKAEKNYVVWLVKAQYSSLLEGNYLIDEVIPLPVDEWKELLKGKRFIKLIMSFFSFLSRFRENRYDLAIDLHGLMKGAIWVFLSKAKYKVGLGKREGNWLFLDKVIERGGHSEQFASEYLYLIDQMKWASSDGRPKIVLCEQAISNAKTLLGSFNIKKYIVIAPFTTRPQKHWLDDYWCSFIKSFLEKYHEYKLLILGGKGNIEKATKYFRDERVVCLVGITDLGTSAALIMLSDGIVGVDTGLTHLGTAFGINTVAIFGSTCPYLRTYSNKTIVLYEKLPCSPCRRKPTCDGRYDCMKIITPEMLLDKVSFLLDG comes from the coding sequence ATGAAAAAGGTCTTGTTGGTAAGACTTTCGGCTATTGGAGATATTGTTTTTGCTTCCACGTTACTTGGTTCCCTCAAAGCGGAAAAAAACTATGTGGTATGGCTTGTAAAAGCTCAGTATAGCTCACTTTTAGAGGGTAACTATCTCATAGACGAAGTTATTCCATTGCCAGTTGATGAATGGAAAGAGCTTTTAAAGGGTAAGAGATTTATAAAACTGATTATGTCTTTTTTTTCTTTTTTATCACGATTTCGGGAAAACAGGTATGATTTGGCCATCGATTTACATGGGTTAATGAAAGGGGCTATATGGGTTTTTTTATCGAAAGCTAAATATAAAGTTGGGCTTGGTAAAAGGGAGGGAAACTGGCTCTTTTTGGATAAAGTTATAGAAAGGGGTGGTCACTCTGAACAGTTTGCCTCTGAGTATCTATATTTAATAGATCAGATGAAGTGGGCTTCTTCTGATGGTAGACCAAAAATCGTACTTTGTGAACAGGCTATTTCTAATGCAAAAACATTGTTAGGTAGTTTCAATATAAAGAAGTATATAGTCATAGCACCCTTTACAACGAGGCCCCAAAAACATTGGTTGGATGATTATTGGTGTAGTTTTATAAAATCTTTTTTAGAGAAATACCACGAGTATAAACTTCTTATTTTAGGTGGCAAAGGGAATATTGAAAAGGCAACAAAATACTTTAGAGATGAAAGGGTTGTGTGCTTGGTAGGTATAACAGATCTGGGAACTTCTGCAGCTCTTATTATGCTATCTGATGGTATAGTTGGTGTTGATACAGGATTGACACATCTTGGAACAGCTTTTGGTATAAATACTGTAGCTATTTTCGGTTCCACTTGCCCCTATTTGAGGACTTACTCTAATAAGACCATAGTGTTGTATGAAAAGCTACCCTGTTCTCCCTGTCGTAGAAAACCGACCTGTGATGGGAGATATGATTGTATGAAGATAATAACCCCTGAGATGTTGTTGGATAAAGTTTCCTTTTTATTGGATGGTTAA